From Novosphingobium sp. 9, the proteins below share one genomic window:
- a CDS encoding Calx-beta domain-containing protein encodes MATSIFINEFHYDNIGTDSGEGVEIAGPVGTDITGWSLVLYNGGSNATQAAAATVYNTIPLTGTLTDAGNGLGTYVISLPVNGLQNGDPDGFALVDANGQVVQFLSYDGVMTAASGPAAGMTSIDVGVSESTSTTPVGDSLQLTGSGTNYEDFTWAPESTSTFGSANNGQTYVSAAGPSGPTVAISALAASASEGAPGATTDLTFTVTRSDTTGTASVDWAVTGAASNGADAADFGGTLPSGTVTFADGETTATITVQVSGDHTAESDEGFVVTLANAGDMTITTPSASGTIVNDDVAGTLSVADASVAEGNSGETELHFTVTRSGGSDGEASVAYALDLNGTATADDFTGENSGTVTFADGQTTADVVIHIAGDTTYEADETFGLTLSNATGGATITTASATGTITNDDEAPEAGTLSIGDASIVEGNTGVQSMTFTITRDNGSTGAATVDYTLAHGTTDASDFAADQAYTGTVTFADGQTSATLLVGILGDTRIEADETFTVTLGNPTGGIGILDGDAVGTITNDDPTSQVFVNEIHYDNVGTDSGEAIELAGPAGTDLTGWTLVLYNGTTSSVYSTTALTGTIPDQSNGYGTLEFDYPANGIQNGSPSGVALVDASGHVVQFLSYEGTMTAANGAAQGMTSTDIGVSETSVTTGYSLQLSGEGANYSDYTWQQAAGNTFGSINTGQTFLPADGPSTIRVTDTQISEGDSGTQALTFTITRAGGSAAEATVDYHIDLGTVSTDDITPTVLDGTLTFAVGETAKQITIGVLGDTVGENNEQLTLTLSNPSDNATLATDSATGTIVNDDPVELAIYQIQGAGHTSAYVDQTVTTTGIVTAISDDSFWIQDPTSHRETGASDAIQVYVGSAPTVAIGDAVSVSGVVDEYQPATGSLTVTEIASSDVTVISQGNDLPAATVIGVDGILPPTQVIDDDGLTSYDPGTDGIDFYESLEGMLVTVEQPIVVAPSDGNVTYVVASQGEGATGMNERGGITFSADDQNPERIEIYTDSTVHASTNTDHSLGDVLGDVTGIMSYYNSYEVIPTQDVTTVVDKTTTKEVTELAGDDTHLSVASFNVENADPTDPQEKFDAIGDEIVNHLGTPDIISLQEIQDADGAGSGTDLSGAATAQKIIDAIVAAGGPTYVYVEVAPTAAGTTGGEPGGNIRNGILYNPDRVDYVEGSAELVPGDAFVGSRSPLAAEFTFNGETVTIVDVHSTSRGGSDLAWGDTQPRCRPATRRAPRRPRRSRPIPTRCKPRTRTPRSR; translated from the coding sequence CCTGTACAACGGCGGCAGCAACGCCACGCAAGCCGCTGCTGCCACGGTCTACAACACCATTCCTCTCACCGGTACGCTGACCGATGCGGGCAACGGCCTCGGCACTTATGTCATCAGCCTGCCGGTCAACGGTTTGCAGAACGGCGATCCCGATGGTTTTGCGCTGGTCGATGCAAACGGGCAGGTCGTTCAGTTCCTGTCCTACGATGGCGTGATGACCGCCGCATCGGGACCGGCGGCCGGGATGACCAGCATCGACGTTGGCGTTAGCGAAAGCACATCCACGACGCCGGTTGGCGATTCTCTTCAGTTGACCGGCAGCGGCACGAATTACGAAGATTTCACCTGGGCTCCGGAAAGCACCAGCACGTTCGGCAGCGCCAACAACGGCCAGACCTACGTGTCTGCGGCAGGCCCCTCGGGCCCGACCGTTGCCATCTCGGCCCTCGCAGCTTCGGCCAGCGAAGGCGCACCGGGCGCGACCACGGACCTGACCTTCACCGTGACCCGCAGCGACACCACGGGCACTGCCAGTGTGGACTGGGCCGTCACCGGCGCTGCCTCCAATGGCGCGGATGCGGCTGACTTCGGCGGCACCTTACCTTCGGGCACCGTCACCTTCGCAGACGGCGAGACGACCGCCACCATCACCGTGCAGGTGAGCGGCGACCATACGGCCGAAAGCGACGAAGGCTTCGTGGTCACGCTGGCCAACGCCGGTGACATGACGATCACCACGCCCAGCGCCTCCGGCACGATCGTCAACGACGATGTCGCCGGAACCCTCTCGGTCGCCGATGCCAGCGTTGCCGAGGGCAATTCCGGCGAGACCGAACTGCACTTCACCGTCACCCGCAGCGGCGGCAGCGACGGCGAAGCCAGCGTCGCCTATGCGCTCGATCTCAACGGCACGGCCACCGCGGATGACTTCACCGGCGAGAACAGCGGCACGGTGACTTTCGCCGACGGACAGACCACCGCAGATGTGGTCATTCACATCGCGGGCGATACCACGTACGAGGCCGATGAAACCTTCGGCCTGACGCTCAGCAATGCCACCGGCGGTGCGACCATCACCACCGCTTCGGCCACCGGCACGATCACTAACGACGATGAGGCCCCTGAAGCGGGCACCCTGTCCATCGGCGATGCATCGATCGTCGAGGGTAATACCGGCGTCCAGTCGATGACCTTCACGATCACCCGCGACAACGGCAGCACCGGCGCCGCCACGGTCGATTACACGCTGGCGCACGGCACCACCGACGCATCCGATTTCGCAGCAGATCAAGCCTATACAGGCACGGTGACGTTCGCGGATGGCCAGACCAGCGCCACGTTGCTCGTCGGCATCCTCGGCGATACCCGCATCGAGGCGGACGAGACGTTCACCGTCACGCTCGGCAATCCGACCGGCGGCATCGGCATTCTGGATGGCGACGCGGTGGGCACGATCACCAACGATGATCCCACCAGCCAGGTCTTCGTCAACGAAATCCATTATGACAATGTCGGCACCGACAGCGGCGAGGCGATCGAACTCGCCGGTCCCGCTGGCACCGATCTGACCGGCTGGACGCTGGTGCTGTACAACGGCACCACCAGCAGCGTGTACAGCACCACCGCGCTGACCGGCACGATCCCCGACCAGAGCAACGGCTATGGCACGCTCGAATTCGACTACCCGGCAAACGGCATCCAGAACGGCAGCCCCAGCGGCGTTGCTCTGGTCGATGCCTCGGGCCATGTCGTGCAGTTCTTGTCCTACGAAGGTACGATGACCGCGGCCAATGGCGCGGCGCAGGGCATGACCAGCACCGATATCGGCGTGTCCGAAACCAGCGTCACCACGGGCTATTCGCTCCAGCTGTCCGGCGAGGGCGCGAACTATAGCGATTATACCTGGCAGCAGGCGGCAGGGAACACCTTCGGTTCGATCAACACCGGCCAGACCTTCCTGCCCGCAGACGGTCCCAGCACGATCCGCGTCACCGACACCCAGATTTCCGAAGGCGACAGCGGCACGCAGGCGCTGACCTTCACCATCACCCGCGCAGGCGGTTCGGCGGCCGAAGCCACCGTCGATTACCATATCGATCTCGGCACGGTATCGACCGACGACATCACCCCAACCGTTCTCGACGGCACGCTGACCTTCGCGGTCGGCGAGACAGCGAAGCAGATCACCATCGGCGTGCTGGGCGATACCGTGGGTGAAAATAACGAGCAGCTCACCCTCACCCTGTCCAACCCGAGCGACAATGCCACGCTGGCGACGGACAGCGCCACCGGCACCATCGTCAACGACGATCCGGTCGAACTCGCGATCTACCAGATCCAGGGCGCGGGCCACACCTCGGCCTATGTCGACCAGACCGTGACGACGACCGGTATCGTCACCGCGATCAGCGACGACAGTTTCTGGATACAGGACCCGACCAGCCACCGCGAGACGGGCGCCTCGGATGCCATCCAGGTCTATGTCGGCTCCGCCCCGACCGTCGCCATCGGCGATGCGGTTTCGGTTTCGGGCGTCGTGGACGAATACCAGCCCGCCACCGGCTCACTGACCGTAACCGAGATCGCCTCATCCGATGTCACCGTGATCTCGCAAGGCAACGACCTGCCCGCCGCGACGGTGATCGGCGTGGACGGTATCCTGCCGCCCACGCAGGTGATCGATGACGATGGCCTCACCTCGTACGATCCCGGTACGGACGGTATCGATTTCTACGAATCGCTCGAAGGCATGCTCGTCACCGTGGAGCAGCCGATCGTGGTCGCGCCCAGCGACGGCAACGTGACCTACGTCGTCGCCTCGCAGGGCGAAGGCGCCACCGGCATGAACGAGCGCGGTGGCATCACCTTCTCCGCCGACGACCAGAACCCCGAGCGGATCGAGATCTACACCGACAGCACAGTGCATGCCTCGACCAACACCGACCACTCGCTGGGCGATGTGCTGGGTGATGTCACCGGCATCATGAGCTATTACAACTCCTACGAGGTTATCCCGACGCAAGACGTGACGACGGTGGTCGACAAGACGACGACCAAGGAAGTTACCGAACTGGCCGGGGACGATACACACCTGTCCGTCGCCAGCTTCAACGTCGAGAATGCCGATCCGACCGATCCGCAGGAGAAGTTCGACGCCATCGGCGACGAGATCGTCAACCACCTCGGCACGCCGGACATCATCTCGCTTCAGGAGATTCAGGATGCGGACGGCGCCGGCAGCGGCACCGACCTGTCGGGTGCGGCCACGGCTCAGAAGATCATCGATGCCATCGTGGCGGCAGGCGGCCCCACCTATGTCTACGTCGAGGTCGCGCCGACCGCAGCGGGCACCACCGGCGGTGAGCCGGGCGGCAATATCCGCAACGGCATCCTCTACAATCCCGATCGGGTCGACTATGTCGAGGGCAGCGCCGAGCTGGTCCCCGGCGATGCCTTCGTCGGCAGCCGCAGTCCGCTGGCGGCCGAATTCACCTTCAACGGCGAAACGGTCACGATCGTCGACGTGCACTCCACCTCGCGCGGCGGCTCGGACCTCGCCTGGGGCGATACGCAGCCCCGGTGCAGGCCGGCGACACGTCGCGCACCGCGCAGGCCGAGGCGATCAAGGCCTATACCGACGCGCTGCAAGCCGAGAACCCGGACGCCAAGATCGCGGTGA
- a CDS encoding MFS transporter, which translates to MLNAILPVRSLLLAIFMLMAGGGFMNTLVSVRLERAGSGTMAIGLVGTAYFAGLVAGSIRAPALLRRIGHIRAFAAFVAVLSASMLAYALHRDAVFWGLLRFTDGICLAGIYVCLESWLGERSEGAARGSVLAGYMIALYGGQAIGQFTLNLGGPGAAMPLLAGAILVSLAAVPVALTRIAAPAPGEESSLPFRELYAISPLGIVGALLTGVMLGAFYAMGAVYARRSGLDLSATALFMSVVILGGVALQWPLGRLSDRMDRRKVIVIGFAGTLAASLAIALTSGVLLLMIFGALFGGLSFSLYPLCVAHTNDHLVPEQRIAASGGLVLLYSLGAAIGPALGAAAMTLLDTAGLFLFIALCAGAALAFGLWRQIRSQPVPAHSQETYVVLPRTTPMSAALDPVAAEESSDRGNSGRLEPRQPA; encoded by the coding sequence ATGCTGAACGCCATCCTTCCCGTGCGAAGCCTGCTGCTCGCCATCTTCATGCTGATGGCGGGCGGCGGCTTCATGAACACACTGGTCAGCGTGCGACTGGAGCGCGCGGGAAGCGGCACGATGGCGATCGGCCTTGTCGGCACGGCCTATTTCGCCGGGCTTGTCGCCGGATCTATACGCGCGCCTGCGCTGCTGCGCCGGATCGGCCATATTCGCGCTTTCGCCGCATTCGTCGCGGTGCTGAGTGCCAGCATGCTGGCCTATGCCCTCCATCGCGATGCTGTGTTCTGGGGGCTCCTGCGCTTCACCGACGGGATATGCCTCGCGGGCATTTACGTCTGTCTCGAAAGCTGGCTCGGCGAGCGTTCCGAGGGCGCGGCGCGCGGCAGTGTTCTCGCGGGCTACATGATCGCGCTCTATGGCGGGCAGGCGATAGGCCAGTTCACGCTCAACCTGGGCGGCCCCGGCGCGGCGATGCCCCTGCTGGCCGGGGCCATTCTCGTCTCGCTGGCGGCGGTCCCCGTGGCGTTGACCCGCATTGCGGCACCTGCACCGGGCGAGGAATCCTCGCTTCCGTTTCGCGAACTCTACGCCATATCCCCGCTGGGGATTGTCGGCGCCTTGCTGACCGGCGTGATGCTGGGCGCATTCTATGCGATGGGCGCGGTCTACGCCCGACGTTCGGGTCTGGACCTGTCGGCGACGGCACTGTTCATGAGCGTGGTCATCCTGGGCGGCGTTGCGCTGCAATGGCCGCTGGGTCGGCTGTCCGACCGGATGGACCGACGCAAGGTGATCGTCATCGGCTTCGCAGGGACGCTGGCCGCCAGTCTCGCGATTGCCCTGACGAGCGGCGTGCTGCTCTTGATGATCTTTGGCGCCCTGTTCGGTGGCCTGAGCTTCTCCCTGTATCCCTTGTGTGTGGCGCATACCAACGATCACCTCGTCCCCGAGCAGCGCATCGCGGCCAGCGGAGGGCTTGTGCTGCTCTATTCGCTGGGCGCGGCCATCGGCCCCGCGCTCGGCGCGGCGGCGATGACCTTGCTGGATACCGCAGGCCTGTTCCTGTTTATCGCCCTGTGCGCCGGTGCTGCACTTGCTTTCGGGCTGTGGCGACAGATCCGTTCGCAGCCTGTGCCCGCCCACTCTCAGGAGACCTATGTCGTGCTGCCCCGGACAACGCCGATGTCTGCCGCGCTCGATCCGGTAGCTGCCGAGGAAAGCTCGGACCGCGGAAACTCCGGACGACTGGAGCCCCGGCAACCGGCCTGA
- a CDS encoding DUF4114 domain-containing protein has translation MQAGDTSRTAQAEAIKAYTDALQAENPDAKIAVMGDFNGYYYEDALSTLTNDGQLTNLYTLLPEEERYSYLYEGASQAFDNIVVSDNLVDGASFDVVHVNAEQETQIITDHDQVVATLYIPGTAANSAPEEVTIDNTSVAENAAAGTVIGTLDGHDPDEGDTITFTLASDDERFVIQNNQLVVAAGAVIDYEVERSITLAITATDQAGHATTSSITLNVTDVAEPISGTSGNDTLTGGDGADVIDGGAGDDVIDGGPGNDTITLGTGHDEVHSLLADLLGDTITDFGVDDRIVIAGSDVHRGDFTVSGTSVVFEDGSFTLGAGLSGGDLMVAHSGTDSILTFNEYLTELSDKTAVSESAINGIVNQAYLNGDTSDSFEVSVEAASGAAYHNTIGVYEIDTATGEISDVRIIVADAKNGGTITVDGVEAGHDLGFFLVQDGAKSLSSGQLSSDNLSIVEQNGHYALADNGSVISGATTFFSTSAAANSDGAQHVLSGVASDGSGDIRIGFEDLVRSGSTSDNDFQDVILNVEAVAVAHPIPEALVLHG, from the coding sequence GTGCAGGCCGGCGACACGTCGCGCACCGCGCAGGCCGAGGCGATCAAGGCCTATACCGACGCGCTGCAAGCCGAGAACCCGGACGCCAAGATCGCGGTGATGGGTGACTTCAACGGCTACTATTACGAGGATGCGCTGAGCACCCTGACCAACGACGGGCAGCTCACCAACCTCTACACCCTGCTGCCCGAGGAAGAGCGCTACTCCTACCTCTATGAAGGCGCATCGCAGGCTTTCGACAACATCGTGGTCAGCGACAATCTGGTGGACGGTGCCTCGTTCGACGTGGTGCACGTCAATGCGGAGCAGGAGACCCAGATCATCACCGACCATGATCAGGTGGTGGCGACGCTCTACATTCCGGGTACGGCAGCCAACTCGGCGCCGGAGGAAGTCACCATCGACAACACCTCGGTCGCCGAGAACGCAGCTGCCGGAACGGTGATCGGAACGCTCGACGGCCATGATCCCGACGAAGGGGACACCATCACCTTCACGCTGGCGAGTGACGACGAGCGCTTTGTCATCCAGAACAACCAACTCGTGGTCGCAGCAGGTGCCGTGATCGATTACGAGGTTGAGCGCAGCATCACGCTGGCCATCACCGCCACGGATCAGGCAGGCCACGCTACCACATCATCGATTACACTGAACGTTACGGACGTGGCGGAACCGATCTCCGGCACCAGCGGCAACGATACGTTGACGGGCGGCGACGGTGCGGACGTGATCGACGGCGGCGCAGGCGATGACGTCATCGACGGTGGTCCTGGCAACGACACGATCACGCTCGGCACGGGCCATGACGAAGTTCACAGCCTGCTCGCCGATCTGCTGGGCGATACGATCACCGATTTCGGTGTGGACGATCGCATTGTCATTGCCGGCAGCGACGTGCATCGCGGGGACTTCACGGTTTCCGGCACATCGGTCGTATTCGAGGACGGCTCGTTCACGCTCGGTGCCGGGCTTTCGGGTGGCGATCTGATGGTAGCCCATTCGGGCACCGACAGCATTCTGACGTTCAATGAGTACCTTACCGAACTCAGCGACAAGACCGCCGTATCCGAAAGCGCGATCAACGGCATCGTCAACCAAGCCTACCTCAACGGCGACACCTCGGACAGCTTCGAGGTCTCCGTGGAAGCCGCCAGCGGTGCGGCTTACCACAACACCATCGGCGTCTACGAAATCGATACCGCTACCGGCGAGATCAGCGATGTGCGCATAATCGTGGCCGACGCCAAGAATGGCGGCACGATCACCGTCGATGGCGTTGAAGCCGGTCACGATCTGGGCTTCTTCCTGGTGCAGGACGGCGCCAAGTCGCTGAGTTCCGGCCAACTCAGCAGCGACAACCTCTCGATCGTCGAACAAAATGGCCACTATGCCCTCGCCGACAACGGCTCGGTGATCTCGGGGGCGACCACGTTCTTCTCGACATCCGCTGCAGCCAACTCGGATGGCGCACAACACGTCCTGTCCGGCGTTGCCTCGGACGGCTCCGGCGACATCCGCATCGGCTTCGAAGATCTGGTGCGTTCAGGCAGCACATCCGACAACGATTTCCAGGACGTCATCCTGAATGTCGAGGCCGTAGCAGTGGCGCATCCGATCCCAGAGGCTTTGGTACTGCACGGCTAA